A single Anabrus simplex isolate iqAnaSimp1 chromosome 10, ASM4041472v1, whole genome shotgun sequence DNA region contains:
- the Bug22 gene encoding cilia- and flagella-associated protein 20, with product MFKNTFQSGFLSILYSIGSKPLQIWDKKVRNGHIKRITDNDIQSLVLEIVGTNVSTTYITCPADPKKTLGIKLPFLVMIIKNLKKYFTFEVQILDDKNVRRRFRASNYQSTTRVKPFICTMPMRLDDGWNQIQFNLADFTRRAYGTNYIETLRVQIHANCRIRRVYFSDRLYSEDELPAEFKLFLPIQTKAKS from the exons ATGTTTAAGAACACTTTTCAGAGCGGATTTTTGTCCATATTATATAGCATAGGAAGCAAACCGTTACAAATATGGGATAAAAAAGTAAGAAATGGTCACATCAAGCGCATTACAGACAACGATATTCAATCTTTGGTTTTGGAAATCGTTGGTACAAATGTCAGTACCACTTACATAACCTGCCCGGCGGATCCAAAAAAGACACTCGGCATTAAATTGCCTTTCCTGGTTATGATTATAAAGAACTTGAAAAAGTACTTTACGTTTGAGGTTCAG ATCCTGGATGATAAGAATGTCCGTCGGCGTTTCCGTGCCAGCAATTACCAATCCACTACGCGCGTAAAGCCATTCATTTGTACAATGCCAATGAGATTAGATGATGGCTGGAACCAGATTCAGTTCAATTTGGCTGACTTCACCCGAAGAGCATATGGAACGAATTATATAGAAACTTTACGTGTGCAGATTCATGCTAATTGTCGCATTAGGCGAGTTTATTTCTCAGACAGGCTGTATTCAGAAGATGAATTACCTGCAGAATTTAAGTTATTCCTTCCAATACAAACTAAGGCAAAATCATGA